The Phoenix dactylifera cultivar Barhee BC4 chromosome 9, palm_55x_up_171113_PBpolish2nd_filt_p, whole genome shotgun sequence genome window below encodes:
- the LOC103723519 gene encoding translocase of chloroplast 34, chloroplastic-like, translating into MASQLAREWFGIQQFPAATQSKLHELLGKLKQEDVSTLTILVMGKGGVGKSSTVNSIIGERVAAVSAFQSEGLRPMMCSRTRAGLTLNIIDTPGLVEGGYVNEQTLEIIKRFLLNKTIDVLLYVDRLDAYRVDSLDRQVIKAITDTFGKRIWQRALVVLTHAQLSPPDGMNYDDFFAKRSEALLKFIRLGARIKKQEFEESATPVVLVENSGRCRTNDNGEKILPDGTAWIPNLVEVITVVISNGSKPIAVDQKLIEGPNPNERGKFFIPLILAFQFFFVVKGIQKAIKQDIAKESKPLWELRDMGLANRKF; encoded by the exons ATGGCATCCCAATTAGCTCGCGAGTGGTTCGGAATCCAGCAGTTTCCGGCTGCCACACAGAGCAAGTTGCATGAATTGCTGGGGAAGCTGAAGCAAGAG GATGTGAGTACATTGACGATTCTGGTGATGGGTAAGGGCGGTGTCGGGAAGTCGTCCACCGTGAACTCCATAATAGGGGAGAGAGTGGCTGCTGTCAGTGCTTTCCAG TCAGAAGGATTGCGACCAATGATGTGCTCACGCACGCGAGCAGGGCTCACTTTGAACATCATTGACACTCCaggacttgtggaaggtggataCGTCAATGAACAGACTCTTGAAATCATAAAACG GTTTCTTTTGAACAAGACTATCGATGTTCTTCTGTACGTGGACCGGTTAGATGCGTATAGGGTGGATAGTTTGGATAGACAGGTTATTAAAGCCATAACAGATACATTTGGTAAACGAATATGGCAAAGAGCTTTGGTTGTATTGACTCATGCTCAGCTGTCACCACCAGATGGAATGAATTATGATGATTTCTTTGCCAAACGATCAGAAgcacttttaaaattcatccgCTTGGGTGCACGTATTAAGAAACAAGAGTTCGAG GAATCTGCCACTCCTGTGGTTTTGGTCGAGAATAGTGGGAGATGCAGGACTAATGACAATGGGGAAAAG ATTCTTCCTGATGGTACTGCATGGATCCCGAACTTGGTGGAAGTAATAACAGTTGTTATCTCAAATGGGAGCAAACCGATTGCGGTGGACCAGAAGTTGATTGAGGGCCCCAACCCAAATGAGAGAGGAAAGTTCTTCATACCTCTCATCTTGGCTTTCCAG tttttttttgtgGTCAAAGGGATCCAAAAAGCCATAAAGCAGGACATTGCAAAAGAAAGCAAACCTCTTTGGGAGCTACGTGACATGGGCTTGGCAAACCGGAAATTCTAG
- the LOC103723439 gene encoding NADH dehydrogenase [ubiquinone] iron-sulfur protein 1, mitochondrial-like: MGYILRALRRSKPLLQSHLYQPRLPSPQNPTSIRCISSTRDVQKPESSAEAAAEEPSAPRTPVGGARIHFPKPDDAIEVFVDGYPVKIPKGMTVLQACEVAGVDIPRFCYHSRLSIAGNCRMCLVEVEKSPKPVASCAMPALAGMKIKTNTPVAKKAREGVMEFLLMNHPLDCPICDQGGECDLQDQSMAFGSDRGRFTEMKRSVVDKNLGPLVKTVMTRCIQCTRCVRFATEVAGVQDLGMLGRGSGEEIGTYVEKLMTSELSGNVIDICPVGALTSKPFAFKARNWELKGTESIDVTDAVGSNIKIDSRGPEVMRILPRLNEDINEEWISDKTRFCYDGLKRQRLSDPMIRGPDGRFKAVTWRDALAVVAEVAHQVKPEEIVGIAGQLSDAESMMALKDFLNKMGSNKVLCEGNGLSPQADLRPGYLLNTNIAGLEKADCFLLVGTQPRVEASMVNARIRKTVRATQAKVAYIGPPSDFNYDHQHLGTGPQTLLEIAEGRHPFCSTLLSAKNPAIIVGAGLFERKDKDAIFSAVETIAKFSKVVRPDWNGLSVLLLNAAQAAALDLGLLSNPIDSIQSAKFLFLMGADDVSLEKLPDDAFVVYQGHHGDRGVYRANVIFPSVAFSEKEGTYENTEGCSQWTVPAVPTVGDARDDWKIIRALSEVAGVRLPYDNLGAVRVRIRMVAPNLLHVDEREQSTVSAALKPEFHQQMSLASFGTAVENFYMTDSVSRASKIMAQCSSVLLKT, translated from the exons atgggataCATTCTCCGAGCTCTCCGGCGCTCCAAACCCTTGCTCCAGTCCCACCTCTATCAACCTAGGCTTCCGTCCCCTCAGAACCCTACCTCAATCCGGTGCATCTCCTCCACCCGGGATGTCCAGAAGCCGGAGTCCTCCGccgaggcggcggcggaggagccaTCGGCGCCGCGGACGCCTGTCGGCGGAGCTCGGATCCACTTCCCCAAGCCCGACGACGCCATCGAGGTCTTCGTTGACGGGTACCCCGTCAAGATCCCCAAGGGCATGACCGTCCTGCAGGCCTGCGAGGTCGCCGGCGTGGACATCCCCCGTTTCTGCTACCACAGCCGCCTCTCGATCGCCGGCAACTGCCGCATGTGCCTCGTCGAGGTCGAGAAGTCCCCCAAGCCCGTCGCTTCTTGTGCCATGCCGGCCCTTGCAG GGATGAAGATTAAGACGAATACACCGGTGGCCAAGAAGGCGAGGGAAGGGGTGATGGAGTTCCTGCTGATGAACCATCCACTGGATTGTCCGATCTGTGATCAGGGAGGGGAGTGCGACCTTCAGGACCAGTCGATGGCCTTTGGGTCCGACCGTGGTCGGTTCACGGAGATGAAAAGGTCGGTTGTTGATAAGAACTTGGGCCCTTTGGTGAAGACGGTGATGACTCGTTGCATCCAATGCACAAG GTGCGTGAGATTTGCTACTGAGGTAGCTGGTGTTCAGGACCTTGGCATGCTAGGTCGTGGCAGTGGAGAGGAAATTGGGACATATGTAGAGAAACTTATGACAAGCGAGCTCTCTGGGAATGTGATAGATATCTGCCCAGTGGGAGCTCTCACTTCTAAACCATTTGCTTTCAAAGCTAGAAACTGGGAGTTAAAGGGAACAGAGAGTATTGATGTCACTGATGCAGTTGGGTCAAACATAAAAATTGATAGTAGAGGTCCTGAAGTCATGCGCATCCTTCCACGTCTGAATGAG GATATTAATGAGGAATGGATATCTGACAAAACACGATTTTGTTATGATGGCCTTAAGAGACAAAGATTAAGTGACCCTATGATTCGTGGTCCTGATGGACGATTTAAGGCAGTAACTTGGCGGGATGCCCTTGCTGTGGTTGCTGAGGTTGCACATCAAGTTAAACCTGAGGAAATTGTTGGAATTGCTGGCCAGCTTTCTGATGCTGAATCAATGATGGCACTGAAAGATTTCTTGAACAAAATGGGTTCAAATAAAGTATTATGCGAAGGGAATGGCTTAAGTCCTCAAGCAGACCTACGCCCTGGTTATCTTCTGAACACAAATATTGCTGGTCTTGAAAAGGCTGATTGTTTCCTTTTGGTTGGTACTCAG CCAAGAGTAGAAGCTTCCATGGTAAATGCTAGAATACGGAAGACAGTTAGAGCAACTCAAGCAAAGGTGGCCTACATTGGCCCCCCATCGGACTTCAACTATGACCACCAGCATCTGGGTACAGGTCCCCAAACCCTCCTTGAGATTGCTGAAGGCCGTCATCCTTTTTGCTCAACTCTCCTGTCTGCAAAGAACCCAGCGATTATTGTTGGGGCTGGATTGTTCGAACGCAAGGACAAAGATGCCATATTTTCGGCTGTTGAGACCATAGCAAAGTTTAGCAAAGTCGTAAGACCTGACTGGAACGGCCTCAGTGTCCTACTCCTCAATGCTGCTCAAGCTGCTGCGCTCGACCTTGGCCTCCTATCCAATCCCATTGACAGCATCCAGTCTGCAAAATTCCTCTTTCTGATGGGAGCGGATGATGTGAGCTTAGAAAAGCTTCCAGATGATGCATTTGTAGTTTATCAGGGACACCATGGTGACAGAGGTGTTTACCGTGCCAATGTCATTTTCCCTTCTGTGGCATTCAGCGAGAAGGAAGGCACATATGAGAACACTGAAGGTTGCTCACAGTGGACGGTCCCAGCAGTCCCCACGGTTGGTGATGCGAGGGATGATTGGAAGATCATTCGGGCACTTTCGGAGGTGGCTGGGGTCCGGCTGCCTTATGATAACCTTGGAGCTGTAAGGGTCCGCATAAGGATGGTTGCCCCCAATCTACTGCATGTGGATGAGAGGGAGCAATCAACAGTTTCTGCAGCACTGAAGCCAGAGTTCCACCAGCAGATGAGTTTAGCTTCATTTGGCACTGCTGTGGAGAACTTCTACATGACAGATTCAGTATCTCGAGCTTCCAAGATTATGGCACAGTGCAGTTCAGTGTTGTTGAAGACGTAG